A stretch of the Comamonas testosteroni TK102 genome encodes the following:
- the lldP gene encoding L-lactate permease: MQEIWSQNYDPAGNVWVSALVALIPIIFFFLALTKLRLKGYVAGTITVALSLAVALLFYRMPVANALAAGVYGFFYGLWPIAWIIVAAVFLYKVSVKTGQFDIIRSSILSVTEDQRLQLILVGFCFGAFLEGAAGFGAPVAITAALLVGLGFRPLYAAGLCLIGNTAPVAFGAMGIPVIVAGQVSGVDVMAISQMAGRQLPFMTIIVLFWLMAIMDGWRGVKETWPAVLVGGGSFALVQFLTANYIGPELPDITSAIFALVTLTTFLKFWQPKRIFRFDTEPGAAKIQTTAPIKLTTGMVIKAWSPFIILTAMVTIWSLKPFKALFALGGALSGTVFSIPVPMLHNLVQKMAPVVATPTPYGAVYSFNWLSATGTAILIAAVLAILLLRLKPAVAVRTLGETFRELALPIYSIGMVLAFAFIANYSGLSTTLAMALAHTGKAFAFFSPFLGWVGVFLTGSDTSANALFGALQATTAAQLGLPEVLAVTANTTGGVTGKMISPQSIAIACAAVGLAGKESDLFRFTVKHSLAFLVLIGIICTLQAYVFPWMIPTT; the protein is encoded by the coding sequence ATGCAAGAAATCTGGTCGCAGAACTACGACCCCGCAGGCAATGTATGGGTGTCGGCGCTGGTGGCGCTGATCCCCATCATCTTTTTCTTTCTCGCGCTGACCAAGCTGCGCCTCAAGGGCTATGTGGCGGGCACCATCACGGTGGCGCTGTCCCTGGCCGTGGCGCTGCTGTTCTACCGCATGCCGGTCGCCAATGCGCTGGCCGCAGGCGTCTATGGCTTCTTCTACGGCCTGTGGCCGATTGCCTGGATCATTGTCGCGGCGGTCTTTCTCTACAAGGTCTCGGTCAAGACCGGGCAGTTCGACATCATCCGCTCGTCGATTCTCTCGGTCACCGAAGACCAGCGCCTGCAGCTGATCCTGGTGGGCTTTTGCTTCGGTGCCTTCCTCGAGGGAGCCGCCGGTTTCGGCGCCCCCGTGGCCATCACGGCAGCGCTGCTGGTGGGCCTGGGCTTCAGGCCACTGTATGCGGCCGGCCTGTGCCTGATCGGCAATACTGCCCCCGTGGCCTTCGGTGCCATGGGCATTCCCGTCATCGTGGCCGGTCAGGTCTCGGGCGTCGATGTCATGGCCATCAGCCAGATGGCAGGCCGCCAGTTGCCGTTCATGACCATCATCGTGCTGTTCTGGCTCATGGCCATCATGGACGGCTGGCGCGGTGTCAAGGAAACCTGGCCTGCGGTGCTGGTCGGCGGCGGCAGCTTTGCACTCGTGCAGTTCCTGACGGCCAACTACATCGGCCCCGAACTGCCGGACATCACTTCGGCCATCTTCGCCCTGGTGACGCTGACCACCTTTCTCAAGTTCTGGCAACCCAAGCGCATCTTCCGCTTCGACACCGAGCCGGGCGCAGCCAAGATCCAGACGACCGCCCCCATCAAGCTGACGACCGGCATGGTGATCAAGGCCTGGTCGCCCTTCATCATCCTCACCGCCATGGTGACCATCTGGAGCCTCAAGCCCTTCAAGGCGCTGTTTGCCTTGGGTGGCGCACTGTCCGGCACCGTCTTCAGCATTCCCGTGCCCATGCTGCACAATCTGGTGCAGAAGATGGCGCCCGTCGTTGCCACACCCACGCCTTATGGCGCGGTCTACTCCTTCAACTGGCTGTCGGCCACGGGGACCGCGATCCTGATCGCCGCCGTGCTCGCCATTCTTTTGCTGCGCCTCAAGCCAGCCGTGGCAGTCCGGACCCTGGGCGAGACCTTCAGGGAGCTCGCCCTGCCCATCTACTCCATCGGCATGGTGCTGGCCTTCGCCTTCATCGCCAACTATTCCGGCCTGTCCACCACGCTGGCCATGGCGCTGGCCCATACAGGCAAGGCCTTTGCGTTCTTCTCGCCCTTCCTGGGCTGGGTCGGCGTGTTCCTCACGGGCTCCGACACCTCGGCCAATGCGCTGTTCGGCGCCCTGCAGGCCACGACGGCAGCACAGCTGGGTCTGCCCGAGGTTCTGGCCGTGACAGCCAACACCACCGGCGGCGTGACCGGCAAAATGATCTCGCCCCAGTCCATCGCCATTGCTTGCGCGGCCGTAGGCCTGGCCGGCAAGGAATCGGACCTGTTCCGATTTACCGTCAAGCACAGTCTGGCCTTCCTGGTGCTGATCGGCATCATCTGCACGCTGCAGGCTTATGTGTTTCCGTGGATGATTCCTACCACCTGA
- a CDS encoding L-lactate permease — translation MVWQQVYDPLSNMWLSTLLAAIPVVVMLVGLGFLHMKAHLAAGAGLIAALLIAVFVYNMPGEMAGRAALFGGFTGLLPIGWIVLNIIFLHQLTEQNGSFKVLQDSLSGITEDRRIQLLLIAFSFGAFFEGAAGFGTPVAVTAAILIGLGFSPLAASGLSLIANTAPVAFGALGTPVITLAKVHGYDLMEVTAMIGRQLPFFSVLVPFWLIWAFAGRKGMMEIWPAILVTGLSFAIPQYLVSNFIGPELVDIIAAIVSMASLILFLRVWQPRKIWTSASLRGKDVSASEVKPPQPVAKHSKSALIAAWTPWIILSVFVFIWGLPPVKAWLNSLFAPAFPMTGLHNLIEKMPPVVPQPTKEGAVYTLNLLSATGTAILLSAIVSAFVMKYNPVTIVRTFFKTTWLVRYSLLTIVLMLALGTLTRYSGTDTTLGLAFANTGVFYPFFGTLMGWLGVALTGSDTASNVLFGGMQKVAADQLGLSPNLMGAANSSGGVMGKMIDAQSIVVASTATRWFNREGDILRYVFFHSIALACLMGLFVTMQAYVWPFKLMVN, via the coding sequence ATGGTTTGGCAACAGGTCTACGACCCCCTATCGAATATGTGGCTGTCCACATTGCTTGCGGCCATTCCGGTCGTGGTGATGCTGGTGGGCCTGGGCTTTCTGCACATGAAGGCCCACCTGGCCGCAGGCGCAGGCCTGATTGCCGCGCTGCTGATTGCAGTCTTTGTCTACAACATGCCCGGCGAAATGGCGGGGCGTGCAGCCTTGTTCGGCGGCTTCACCGGCCTGCTGCCCATTGGCTGGATCGTGCTGAACATCATCTTCCTGCATCAGCTGACCGAGCAGAACGGCAGCTTCAAGGTGCTGCAGGACTCGCTTTCGGGCATCACCGAAGACCGCCGCATCCAGCTGCTGCTGATTGCCTTCTCCTTCGGTGCCTTTTTCGAAGGCGCTGCCGGCTTCGGCACGCCCGTGGCCGTGACGGCCGCCATCCTGATCGGCCTGGGCTTTTCGCCGCTGGCGGCATCCGGCCTGTCGCTGATCGCCAATACCGCTCCCGTGGCCTTTGGTGCCCTGGGCACTCCCGTCATCACGCTGGCCAAGGTCCATGGCTACGACCTGATGGAAGTGACCGCCATGATCGGCCGCCAGCTGCCCTTCTTCTCGGTGCTGGTGCCGTTCTGGCTGATCTGGGCCTTTGCCGGTCGCAAGGGCATGATGGAGATCTGGCCCGCGATTCTGGTCACCGGCCTGTCGTTTGCGATTCCTCAGTATCTGGTCTCCAACTTCATCGGACCCGAGCTGGTGGACATCATCGCGGCCATTGTTTCCATGGCCAGCCTGATCCTGTTCCTGCGCGTCTGGCAGCCCAGGAAGATCTGGACCTCGGCCTCGCTGCGCGGCAAGGATGTCAGCGCCTCCGAAGTCAAGCCGCCCCAGCCCGTGGCCAAGCACAGCAAGAGCGCGCTGATCGCCGCCTGGACGCCCTGGATCATTCTCTCGGTGTTTGTCTTCATCTGGGGTCTGCCGCCGGTCAAGGCCTGGCTCAACAGCCTGTTTGCCCCCGCCTTCCCCATGACGGGCCTGCACAATCTGATCGAGAAAATGCCGCCCGTGGTGCCCCAGCCGACCAAGGAAGGCGCGGTCTACACGCTGAACCTGCTGTCGGCCACCGGAACCGCCATTCTGCTGTCGGCCATCGTCAGCGCCTTCGTCATGAAGTACAACCCGGTCACCATCGTGCGCACCTTCTTCAAGACCACCTGGCTGGTGCGCTACTCGCTGCTGACCATCGTGCTGATGCTGGCCCTGGGCACGCTGACACGCTACTCGGGCACCGATACCACCCTGGGCCTGGCCTTTGCCAATACCGGCGTGTTCTACCCCTTCTTCGGCACGCTGATGGGCTGGCTGGGCGTGGCGCTCACGGGCTCGGACACGGCGTCCAACGTGCTGTTTGGCGGCATGCAGAAGGTCGCCGCCGACCAGCTGGGCCTGTCGCCCAACCTCATGGGTGCCGCCAACAGCTCGGGCGGCGTGATGGGCAAGATGATCGATGCGCAATCCATTGTCGTGGCTTCGACGGCCACACGCTGGTTCAACCGCGAGGGCGACATCCTGCGCTATGTGTTCTTCCACTCGATCGCCCTGGCCTGCCTGATGGGTCTGTTCGTCACCATGCAGGCCTATGTCTGGCCGTTCAAGCTGATGGTGAACTGA